The Arachis ipaensis cultivar K30076 chromosome B10, Araip1.1, whole genome shotgun sequence DNA window AATGgaatttcaaaaatcatatctgaaataaaaaaatataactcaAAATCTAAACAAGTGTATCAAAATTACATATATGCAAAATCTATACTATATATCCTATTAATATTCTATGAAAAAACAGTTAAATTAAGGGAAACCCTAAAGAGCTCAAATCACCCAAATCATCAAAAAAGCCATCAGGCAAATCACTAAAATGATCACTATCATCATCTTCCTGCACATGCTTGCCCTTATTATCGTCTTCAAGCAAGGGTACATGCCCTTCAAACAAAGCAATGTGCCCAAAAAGTTTATCCTTTCTTGAGAACGTGGTCCCACAAGAGCACTTCCACTTCGACTCTCCGCAATTTTTCATGTGGCTCTTCAGATCAGAGAGCACCGAAAAGCTCTTCTTATGGCACCGCGTGCACGAATACATCTTCGGGCAGTGGCTTCTCTTGAAGTGATTCTTCACACACACCATCGATTTCAGCGGCCTGAACCGCCGGTGGTTCTTGTTCCTGTTGCATCCCTCGAACGGGCACGAGAACCGGCTGCGCACGGCGGCGGACGACGAATTCTCCGGCTTCGCGAGTGCCTCCGGTGTCTTGAACTGGTTCCCGTGAGCGCGCATATGCATGCGCAGATTCGCGTCTCGCCGGAACCCTTTCCCGCAGATCTCGCAGAAGTGAAGGTGCTCCGCGAGGATCTCCACGGCGTCGAGCTCCACGATCTCGTCGCTATCGGCAAACTCATCGGTTGCGGTGTCCTCGTCCGGCGGCTCGATTTTCAGATCCGACGCGCGTTTGAGTTTCTCGACACTGGCTGATAGGTCAACCCTAGGTAACGGCGGCGCGGCGGCGGGAGTGGAACCCGGCGAGTGGAAGGTTTTAGAGTAGGAGACGAGGGCGGAGGCGTTGGCGATGCTTTGGTGGATGGCGGAGGCGATTTGATCGGAGACGGCAGCGGATTGGTCGCCGGAGAGAGGGTTGTTGGAGGTGATGGATTCCGATAAAAAGCGATGGAGGGAATCGAGTCGGGTTCGGATCTGTGCGAGGTTACGGAGCGGGAGTTGTGGATCCGAATTCCAATTCGGATCCGGAGAATTCGGATCCTCAGACTGATTTTTGGGATTGGACATATTCAACGgcgttgaaaaaagaaaaaagaaaggaagatAGGAAAAGGTGTGGTGATTGTTAGAGAGTGAGGTTATTCGATTAGTGTTGGAAACAAATAAGATGGAATAACGAAGTTGGTGACGTTGTTAAGCACTTGAGGCTTGAGCGTTTAAATtgggtataaaatataattcttttCTCTTACTATGTTATTTCTGGGAAATGAAAGGATAACAACCAAATAGGGAACACTAGGATTGGCACGTGTGGTTTTGTTTACGTGTACTACAGCTATAGTTTCAGTGGAGGCTGCCCCGGAGACTGCAGTACTGCTAGCTTTCGCTGACTTTATGAATTTGATTTCGGAATAAATTCAAATGAGTGTGCTTTTAGGTTAAAATTTGTAGGTAGCAATCATTTCAGTGTAAAATACAATAATATTTGATCAATTTAATATTTAACATTATTATAATAGTAGTataaaatatcattaaaatttataaaaaatatttttaattattaaaaaataaaatgtcactgatattttgtaaataaatattattttaattatataaaactaAAATACCATTAACATTTTGTAAACACCCACAACAACGTATAATACATAGTTGATATCATCTTTAAAGATTGAGTATTTATTATTGTTCTGAAAACCGAATCGAATCAGCCAGTTCAACCGGATTAATTGAAAATCGGTCATCTAGTCGGTTCGGTTGAAGTGTAAAATCGTCTGGCAGAAAATCGGTCGAACCGACGATTAACCGGTAAACCGTTTGAACCGAAcagtttttttcttgttttcaattaaaaaaataatatatattcgcCGCCGGGTGGAACTGACCGTGGTGGCATCAAGAATCGTCGCCTGTGGAAGGTGAAGGTATACTCGTCGCTGTCATCGTTTCTCTTCCCCTCGCCGTCGTCTCTCTCTGTCACTGTCGAGCCCTTTCTCTATCTTCGTCGTCGTTGGCCACCCTGAAATCGTGTCTCCATCGGTCCGTCCTCATCGTCGATCCCCCTCTCTCGTGCGTCAAGCGTGTCTTCAATCCCCTCTGTGCCTGAGCTCACTTCCCTTCTTCCATCGCCGTCACTTGGATTCCTCCTTCGCTGCTGGTCTTCAATTTAATTTTGCTTGTTTTTGTACTTTTATTTGGTTTCTGATTTCTGATTCTAAGTTTACTAATTTCTTCTTAGCTTGAGTTTATGAATTTCTGAGTTTGTAAGCAGATCCCTGCCCTGCTTCAGTTTTCATTTTTGGGAGTTAATTgctatttttttttggatttgatCATGTTGATTGTTGCTTGTTTGTCTGAGTTAATTGTTGTTTTTCATTGTTGTCTTCTGCatttaatttttgttgattgcTGCTGTCTTTTGCATTTTAgcttttaattttgttaattaaatgaattaatcaagtttttttattctgtttttgtaagttttaaattatgtttttGTTCTGTTTTTAATTTGTTACTGCAATTTGATTTCATAATCTATTTGTTTGATTTCataatatttttgtaattctGTTTGTTTGTTCAAATTATGATTatgttttttcaaaatttaaattatgattatgtttgcaAATTCAATGGTTAATGATTATTACTGATTTGTTTCAattgtttgttattttttattattaggttatagattgaaattttaaattttaaattttattaggttaaattttattgaaatttaaatatttaaaattatatattaaatttttaataattttatttaatatttaattaaaccggttgaaccccggttgaaccattaaaccagtgaaccagtcacCTCACCAGTTTATTGACCGGTCcgattctcgcaaccttggtaTTTATCCATTTTGGTTCTTAAAAAATTTCGGGTCAGACATTTTAGTccctaactaaaattaattactcgattggtcctTAACAATTAATTCCGTCAGTCACTTGAGTCCTTGGTTCCGTCAACTCTAACggaagacaaaatggtccctgacaactctaacaggggacaaaatAATCCGtgacaactctaacaggggacaaaatgatccctgaccCCTTTGTTCGAAAACGACACTGTTCTTCCCAATtttcatcatatctcgcataatccTAACATTGATACTCTCTTTCTTCACCTTCACAATcttcttttctatatttttcttcctcctcttcaactCCAAGATCAAGTCATGATGTAACTGCCACGCGTGTCgcacctacctcaacatgtcatggaCCACATACTTCCTAAATCTCTATGACTGGTACACTCACCTTCTCCGCACTTCACCCACCAAAAGTATCCACCTCCACGTCCTCGATAACAGCATCACCTCCAACCTCGACAACGTCCACCACATCCTCAAGACCAAATTCCACAACTACCCCAAGAGTACGCTTTTCTCTACTTTTCGGTAAGCAATATATATTGTTGGACATTAGGATATCATGAGAAGATTCTCTTTtgacatcatatgcaaattctcatttgcAATGGACCccgagtgcttcattccttcttttCGGAGTTCAAGTTGGCAGACAGTTTCTACCTAGCATCCAAGCTATCAGTACAACGAGAAATGTCACCGTTACCGCTCATATGGAAACTGAAGCGATTACTAAACATTGGTTCGGAGAAGAAGTTGAAGAAAGCGATCAAAGTGGTGGACAATGTGGTCATGGAAATGATAGGGCAGAGGAAGAGGGAGATGGCGACGATGACGACGGGTCTTAACAAATCAGATTTGCTGTCTAGATTCATGGGATCCATCGAAGACGACAAGTACTTGATAGACATAGTCATTGTtttctgagtatgaattggttgagaacaagttgagaatttttcttcttgtgaacaTTGAAATTGTAGAGTGTGCATTGTATAGCTTGAAGTTACAGTGTTAAACTGTTAgcgttatgcgagatatgatggaaattggAGGAGAATAGTGTCGTTTCCGAACAGAGAAGCTCAGAGaccattttgtcccctgttagagttgtcagggactattttgtcctctGTTAGAGTTGACGGAGCAAAGGACTTAAGTGACTGATggaattaattgttagggactaatcgagtaattaattttagttggggactAAAGTGTATGGTCCGAAATTCTTTGAGGATCAAAATAGATAAATACTCTTAAAGATTTTATCACTCATAATTCAATATACaaaaagaataaattaccatttgtacccataaaagatacaGACACTGACAAATGTacctatataaaaataaaacgacaattgtaaCTACGGAAGATGGCCTCCGTGTGCCAAGAGTACCCAGACGTTGGTTACGTAATTGGTCCGTTAGGGTACTCTTGACACACAGAAGTCATCTTCTGTGGTTACAATTGTTGTTTTATTCTCATATAGGTGTATTTGTCAGCGTCTCTatctttcatggatacaaatggtaatttattctatacaaaaataaaattcgtGTTTCTTATATAACCTTTTTAATCTAATCCTAACTACTTTTAAATATAactttatttcaatttcaatatccaaaatTGTTTACCACCACTTATAATCTCCTAATACTTTCAATTATATAGGTCGTAAATGTCCTATACTTTACATAATTTTTTCTATAAAAATCTAAGAttatttccctttttttttctttttgtttcgaaGTATTAGAGTATCGAATTTTGTTACATTCGTCCTCTGCGAAATTGGTAACAAGAGCAAAAAACTAACTTTAGTGTCAAGTCATTTGTTCAATGTTTTGGTATTTGAAAatgtcagaaattatttttaacataaaaaataaaaataatattttaattgaatattaatttttaaagtgTATTATAACATTGTAGATGTGTAAAAAATGTGTTCAATACATATTTTAGGATAAAACGTGCAATTAAACGTTACATGAATCTTTCCAATTACTTGTCTATGTAAATCGAATGAGTCAGACTAGATTTAGATATTCTCTATGTAAATCAAAACACACTGGTTCGATTTATGCATGCTTGCATCCTATCCTACTAAATCTAATCAACCCGTTTCCATTTAGCTATGCACGTGAGCACACAGTAATTCAAAACAACCTGTTTCGATTTACTCCCAATGTGCTACCCATAGTAATTCGACTATGGCTGTTTCGAGTTGCACATGGTTTCCTACCCATGGTAATTTGAACGAGTCTAATTAGATTTACTAGGAGAATCCCTATAAATAGAAATCGAATTGAGCTCATTTGAATCACAAATCCAAAATCCTTCCCCACTAAATCCCAGAGAAACCTCAGTCCAAATATTCCAACATTTGAAAAATCACCTGATGAGAGATAACCCAAACCGTCTTTATCGTTTGGACGGAGTTGCCCATATTGCTGGTGTCATCAATGAAGAGGTTAGTGTATacattttctttcaaaaatagtattaaatgttttattttaatGTTTTTTCGTCTCTTTTAACGCTAGTCATTATTACAATTATTAAACTAGATAGAGTGGTTAAATTAGTGGCTTAATAATCTCTAGAGGTTTGGCCGAGTAAGTTCGAATTTGGATAGTGGTTACAAATAAGTAGAAAAATATGAGTAGTGAAGATAATGTGTAGTGAAACTTAGTTAGAGTAAGAGTAGTCAATGGAATTGATTTTGTGATTTgggttattaataaaaatattttattagtaTTAAACTTATTTTTATGTGGCCTAGTTTGttgaatatatattttattttgtgtttgtACCCGTAAAATTATTTGGTTGCATTTATGGCATTATTTGGTTGCATTTATAGCATCATTTGGATTAAGAGATGCATTAGTCGATATTGTTATGTATATATGTTTTGATGTGTTCGTCAGAGACAATTTGTTGTGTTGTTTATGTAGCCTAACCGATGTATCGGTAGCATGAAACGACAGCAAGGTATGCGCCTGGATGAGAGAATCATTCTGTACTTGCGGATGGCCGGTTTATACTATCTTATGAGGTTGAACGAGACTTGGTTTAGGTTGGATGAGCCGTTGGTGAGTGCATTTATGGAAAAATGGCGTCTGGAGACACACACATTTCATATGTCATTCGGGGAGTGCACGATTACACtgcaggacgtggcgtaccagtTAGGGCATGACAGCATGGATAATGAAGTGCCTAGAAATATTCACAGTCACATGTTTGTGCCCTGAGTGACATTCTATAACTACCAAGTGAGAATGACTTAATAGGCGTGGTATCGGCGACAGTGAACTCAAAATTATTCCTGTCATACAAAGTCGTTATGAAACACCTTGACGCCATCAAATTAGTCTCTATAGCCTTCACCAGATACTGACTAAACTGCTGTCTGGTTCCCAACTGGGCCTTTGTCTCTCTCCCCTTGCGAACAAACAGCTCGGCCAACCTCCCGTACATGGACTTCACCAGTGAAAGAACAGGAAGGTTCCTCACTCCATTCAGTattgagttcacacactcagaGATATTCATCATCATATATCCGAATTTCCTCCTTTCATCCCAATGCTAAGTCTACATTGCATACTCAATCTTGTTAGCCCAATCACACATGGCAGGGTCTTCAATTCATAGAATATCAAACTAGTAATCAAATTCAACCTCAGTCTTGGCATATGCCACGTTCACCAGAAGCCTACGTGCATCCTTGCCCTTAAAGTCAGGACAAAATTTGCGGCCacatgtcgaatgcagaatgcacggtatgcAGCAGGTGGTAGCCAACCTCCGTCGGGAGCCTCAAGTGCGGCCTTGATACCGTTGTGCCGATCCGATATCACTAGAATACTCAGCTGCAGAGTGACGTGATGGAGGAGATGGGATAGAAAAAATGACCATGACTCAGCATTTTCACCCTCCATAAGTGCAAATGCAACAGGCAggatgttggagttcccgtcctgagCAATCGCAACGAGTAATGTACCCCCGTATTTTCCATATAAGTGGGTCCCATCATTACTCACCAACGGCTTGCAATATCGGAAGGCCTCAATACATGGTGGAAATGTCCAAAAAAGCCGATGAAAATAGGCATGCGACTGATCCACCTGCCCACCAACTCGCACGGGACTGGTCCTCAACACTGCAATACTACCCGGCATCGTCATCTGCACACCTAGTACCCATCGTGGCAACTcattgtatgactcatcccaatCTCCGTATATTTGTGCCACGACCTTCTACTTATCCAACCAAATCTTCCTATAAGTCGGTCTAAAACCGAAATGTGCTGCTATTGCATTCAGCAGTACCTTGATACACACGGTAGCATCAACTCTAACCACAGGCAGTATAAATGCCGAGATCACTTGATAATCAAGACTCTTACGATCACTCGATATTGATGTGGCCAAACAAGTATGAGGTCTATTGTACTGTTTTACTTCCCAAATACCTCTATGCTAGTAGAGATTGATCCGAAACAACCATGCCCACCCGTTACCAAATTCCTTATAGTTTCCATAGTACTTATGATAATCAGACTCCACCACTTTGTACTGAACCCTACGTCAGATGCTATAGGTCTTCACGCTTAACACAACCTTCTCTTTATCCTGAAACTGCTGACCAACCTAAAACTCCGCTAGTCCTCCAGTATCTTGTGTATCTTTGGAACCAAATCCAATAGGTTTgcggtgcacgaaatcgtgattgttcattccttggtaacggcgccaaaaaattaatacgcacattcataatctcaattctttttcacaacttcgcacaactaaccagcaagtgcactgggtcgtccaagtaataaaccttacgtgagtaagggtcgatcccacggagattgtcggcttgaagcaagttatggtcatcttgtaaatttcaatcaggcagattcaaatggttatggagatttgataattaaaatataattaaaatataaaataagatagagatacttatataattcattagtgagaattttagataagcgtatggagatgctttgttccttctgaacctctgctttcctactgccttcatccaatcattcatactcctttccatggaaagctgtatgttgggcatcaccgttgtcaatggctacttcccgtcctctcagtgaaaatggtccaaatgcgctgtcaccgcatggctaatcatctgtcggttctcgaccatgttggaataggatctagtgatccttttgcgtcactacgcccaacactcgcgagtttgaagctcgtcacagtcatcccttcccagatcctactcagaataccacagacaaggtttagacttttcgaatctcaagaatggccgccaataattctagcttattgatgagcggatattttatacgctttttggggataatttcatatagttttgagtatgttttagttagttttagtctattttcattagtttttaggaaaaattcatatttctggactttactatgagttgtgtgtttttctgtaatttcaggtatttttctggctgaaattgaaggagctgagcaaaaatctgattcaggctgaaaaaggactgctgatgctgttggattcagacctccctgcactcaaagaggattttctcgagctacagaactcgaaatggcatgcttccaattgcgttggaaagtagacatccagggctttccagcaatatataatagtccatactttgcacaaggatagacgacgtaaactggcgttcaacgccagttctctgcccaattctggcgtccagcgccagaaaaggatcaaaagctggagttgaacgcccaaactggtataaaaactggcgttcaactccacaaatggcctctgcacgtgaattgcttaagtctcagcccagcacacaccaagtgggccccagaagtggatctctgcatcatccatcatagtctactcatattttgtaaccctaggctactagtttagtatttaaacaacttttagagacttattttgtatctcatgacattctagatctaaactttgtattctctgacggcatgagtctctaaaccccattgttgggggtgaggagctctgttgtgtctcgatgaattaatgcaagtaattctgttttccattcaaacacgctcgttcctatctaagatgttcattcgcgcttaactgtgatggaggtgatgatctgtgacacttatcaccttcctcaaatcatgaacgtgtgcctgacaaccacctccgttctatatacgattgaatgagtatctcttagattccttattcgcaattcaactggtaaacataattgacttcttgactaagatttacaagataaccatagattgcttcaaaccaacaatctctgtgggattcgactcttactcacgtaaggtattacttggacgacccagtgcacttgctggtcagtggtatgagttgtgaaaagtgtgattcataattcgtgcaccaagtttttggcgccgttgccggggattgttcgtgtttgaacaactgacggattgttttgttgcttagattaggaaaatttttctttttggtttagagtctcttattattgttcttggttaaaaatatccttctttaaaataagtgttacatttactgcctaGTTGGCTAGAGCATTAGTCCAAGCCCGTGGTAGTTgggtacactctttttaaaaatctttttcataaataatattttctctattaaatcctgtgccaaactttaagtttggtgttttcttattgatttttcttaaaattttcgaaaaattattctggttttctaaaaattttaagtttggtgttcttcctttgtgtttttgtgtcttgatcttaaaatttttaagtttggtgttccttggtgttttccctccaaaattttcaaaaataaggaaccccagatctaaaaattttaaatccagggaaaaataattctggcgctaaaacgccagaaaatgggtggaaggctggtgctgaacgcccagaccatgcccaaaactggcgttcaacgccagaaacaaggcaggattggcgttcaacgccagaaatgggcaagaatctggcgttgaacgcccaaataggGCAGaacccagcgttgaa harbors:
- the LOC107624019 gene encoding zinc finger protein STOP1 homolog — its product is MSNPKNQSEDPNSPDPNWNSDPQLPLRNLAQIRTRLDSLHRFLSESITSNNPLSGDQSAAVSDQIASAIHQSIANASALVSYSKTFHSPGSTPAAAPPLPRVDLSASVEKLKRASDLKIEPPDEDTATDEFADSDEIVELDAVEILAEHLHFCEICGKGFRRDANLRMHMRAHGNQFKTPEALAKPENSSSAAVRSRFSCPFEGCNRNKNHRRFRPLKSMVCVKNHFKRSHCPKMYSCTRCHKKSFSVLSDLKSHMKNCGESKWKCSCGTTFSRKDKLFGHIALFEGHVPLLEDDNKGKHVQEDDDSDHFSDLPDGFFDDLGDLSSLGFPLI